In one Streptomyces marincola genomic region, the following are encoded:
- a CDS encoding Fur family transcriptional regulator, with translation MSDLLERLRGRGWRMTAQRRVVAEVLDGEHVHLTADEVLARATARLPEISRATVYNTLGELVSLGEVLEVATDGRAKRYDPNAHRPHHHLVCSGCGTIRDVHPTGDPLADLPASEHFGFTVSGVEVTYRGLCPTCAPTP, from the coding sequence CGCGGGCGCGGCTGGCGAATGACCGCTCAGCGCCGGGTCGTCGCCGAGGTGCTCGATGGCGAGCACGTCCACCTCACCGCGGACGAGGTGCTCGCGCGCGCGACCGCCCGGCTGCCCGAGATATCCCGGGCGACCGTCTACAACACCCTCGGCGAACTCGTCTCGCTCGGCGAGGTCCTCGAAGTGGCCACCGACGGGCGCGCCAAGCGTTACGACCCCAACGCCCACCGCCCGCACCACCACTTGGTCTGCTCCGGCTGCGGCACCATCCGCGACGTGCACCCCACCGGCGACCCCCTCGCCGACCTGCCGGCCTCCGAGCACTTCGGCTTCACCGTCTCGGGCGTAGAGGTCACCTACCGCGGCCTCTGCCCCACCTGCGCCCCCACCCCCTGA